GCATGCATTCCGCCATTTTTATAGTGGGAAAGACTGTATGCCCGATTGAAATGGCTAGCCTGTCACAGCGCCTCGAATCACTGCCCATGACGAGGACCACCTGGACGGTCCTCCTGCTCATCGGGATAGGCCTGATGTTCGATGCGATGGACCAGGGCATGGTCAGCGGCGTCATCGCTGCCATTGGCGACGACTGGGACCTCTCCAAGTACGAACTGGGATGGCTTACCAGCGCCGGCGTCATAGGGATGATCGTCGGGGCCGCAATCTCCGGCGAACTCTGCGACCGTATGGGGAGGCGCACGGTCATATTGTGCACGCTCCTGATCTACAGTGCCGGAAGCTTCCTCTGCGGTATCGCCACCGAATACTGGATGCTGATGGTGTTCCGTTTCTTGACCGGGTTCGGTCTCGGGGGCGAGTTGCCGGCGGCCATAACGCTTGCGAGCGAGATCTCACCTCTGAGATCCAGGGGAAGGAATGTAGTCCTGGTGGAGAGCTTCTGGGCATGGGGCTGGCTGGCCGCATCCCTGGTGGCATTCCTGCTCATCCCCTCGCACGGATGGCGCGTGGCGTTCTTCGCCGGTGCCGTACCCGCTCTGTTCGCCGCCATCCTCCGTTTCAAGGTACCGGAATCGCCGAGGTACCTGGAGCTCAACGGCAGGAGGGAAGAGGCCGAGAGGATCGTAGGTGTCTTCGAGAGGGCGGCGGGCGTGGAACCCGTTGCGGACGACACCCCGGCCGAGAAGGCGGAGAAGAGGCCCTGGTACGTGGAGTTCAAGGGCCTGTGGGGAAGGGAGAACATCCGTTCGACCGCGGTGCTGTGGGTGATCTGGTTCGGCATAAACTTCGGATATTACGGTTTCGTACTGTGGACGCCCACCCTCCTCATCGACCGCGGTTTCGACATTACGAAGAGCTTCGGGTACACCGTCATCATGTGCCTGGCACAGTTGCCGGGTTACTTCAGCGCCGCCTATCTGATCGAGAGGATGGGGCGTAAACCGACGCTTATAATGTTCTTCCTCGGGACCGCCGCCGCGGCATGGTTCTTCGGTCACGCCGATTCGGACACCTCGATCCTCGCCGCCGGATGCGTGCTCTACTTCTTCGCCCTCGGTGCGTGGGGAAGCATCTATTCGTACACACCGGAGGTCTATCCCACGGACGTCCGCGGATCGGGAAGCGGCTGGGCGTCGGCGTTCGGACGCGTAGGCGCCTTCATCGCGCCGTTCGTCGTCCCGGTGCTCTACAACGCTTATGGGACGGAACAGGGTTTCGCCCTGGTGTTCAGCGTACTGGCGGCGGCCTTCGCGGTGGTCGCCATCGTCATCGCCGTATTCGGCAAGGAGACCATGGGAAGCAGCCTCAGGGACTCCACGAAGTGATCCTGGGTTCTGTCGGAAAATGACAGTACTTGTCCCGCTGGGATTCTGGAATATGGCGGGCCTGAAGGAACCCGCACGGTAGACTTATCGATTTTCCAGGAGTTTCGAAGTTCGGATTATTCTAACTATTCTAACTATTTCA
This is a stretch of genomic DNA from Thermoplasmatales archaeon BRNA1. It encodes these proteins:
- a CDS encoding Arabinose efflux permease, translated to MTRTTWTVLLLIGIGLMFDAMDQGMVSGVIAAIGDDWDLSKYELGWLTSAGVIGMIVGAAISGELCDRMGRRTVILCTLLIYSAGSFLCGIATEYWMLMVFRFLTGFGLGGELPAAITLASEISPLRSRGRNVVLVESFWAWGWLAASLVAFLLIPSHGWRVAFFAGAVPALFAAILRFKVPESPRYLELNGRREEAERIVGVFERAAGVEPVADDTPAEKAEKRPWYVEFKGLWGRENIRSTAVLWVIWFGINFGYYGFVLWTPTLLIDRGFDITKSFGYTVIMCLAQLPGYFSAAYLIERMGRKPTLIMFFLGTAAAAWFFGHADSDTSILAAGCVLYFFALGAWGSIYSYTPEVYPTDVRGSGSGWASAFGRVGAFIAPFVVPVLYNAYGTEQGFALVFSVLAAAFAVVAIVIAVFGKETMGSSLRDSTK